From Juglans regia cultivar Chandler chromosome 8, Walnut 2.0, whole genome shotgun sequence, the proteins below share one genomic window:
- the LOC109004371 gene encoding mitogen-activated protein kinase kinase kinase NPK1-like isoform X2 — MQDIFESVRRSRVFRTAPPDNEESPPSPSPSTSPLASSTLVDKFNSCIGKSRVFSKSSLPLPPIRWRKGELIGCGAFGHVYMGMNLDSGELLAVKQVLIAAKSASKDKAQAHIRELEEEVKLLKNLSHPNIVRYLGTVREEETLNILLEFVPGGSISSLLGKFGSFPEAVIRTYTKQLLLGLEYLHKNGIMHRDIKGANILVDNKGCIKLADFGASKQATVSGAKSMKGTPYWMAPEVILQTGHSFSADIWSVGCTVIEMATGKPPWSQQYQEVAALFYIGKTKSHPPIPEHLSVEAKDFLLKCLQQEPNLRPSASELLQHPFVTGDQVKSHPLHTSVMENSETPSLSSVAILETSKMSACPDSTHICNLDILRCTAEYPVKSPENKHIWGLNNSDDDMCRIDKDEFTMGEIKSSSLIPENLKSFNPISEPSNDWGSKMDGRPELEQRGTNLDTDEQISEPASCSGVSGEGDKDFSFSHGQLLSVDDDELTESKIQAFLDEKALELKKLQTPLYEEFNNSLLTCSPSFVKSTCDEATPKYLKLPPKSRSPSQGSTGVPSPAVDALNTGSPGSNSRCVSNNINASDHSSQDIRSSPLNDWKKRLVDDQQEPSSPSMSFSERQRKWKEELDQELARKREMMRQAGVGGKTSSPKDRALNRQRERTRFASPDR, encoded by the exons aTGCAAGATATATTTGAATCAGTACGCCGATCGCGAGTATTTCGAACAGCCCCACCAGACAATGAAGAATCACCACCGTCACCATCACCATCAACATcaccattggcttcatcaaCCCTAGTGGACAAGTTCAATTCTTGCATTGGCAAATCCAGAGTCTTCTCGAAATCCTCTCTTCCACTGCCACCCATCCGATGGCGAAAGGGCGAGTTGATTGGATGCGGGGCGTTCGGGCATGTCTATATGGGCATGAATCTTGATTCAGGGGAGCTGCTAGCAGTGAAGCAG GTTCTGATTGCAGCAAAAAGTGCTTCAAAGGACAAAGCCCAG GCTCACATCAGAGAGCTTGAGGAAGAAGTGAAGCTTCTAAAAAATCTCTCTCATCCAAACATTGTT AGATATTTGGGTACAGTGAGGGAGGAGGAAACcttaaatattttgttggaaTTTGTGCCTGGTGGATCAATATCTTCACTTCTGGGGAAATTTGGATCTTTCCCTGAGGCT GTTATAAGAACATACACAAAGCAATTATTACTAGGGCTGGAGTATTTGCACAAAAATGGAATCATGCACAGGGACATTAAG GGGGCAAATATTCTTGTAGATAATAAAGGGTGCATTAAACTTGCAGATTTTGGTGCATCCAAACAG GCTACTGTTTCAGGTGCCAAGTCTATGAAGGGTACTCCATATTGGATGGCTCCTGAAGTCATTCTCCAGACTGGGCATAGCTT CTCTGCCGATATATGGAGTGTTGGATGTACTGTAATTGAGATGGCCACTGGAAAGCCTCCTTGGAGTCAACAGTACCAAGAG GTTGCTGCTCTCTTCTATATCGGGAAAACAAAGTCTCATCCACCAATCCCTGAACATCTCTCTGTTGAAGCAAAAGATTTTCTGCTGAAATGCTTGCAACA GGAGCCAAATTTGAGGCCTTCTGCGTCTGAATTGCTGCag CATCCTTTTGTAACTGGTGACCAAGTCAAATCTCATCCTCTTCATACTTCTGTCATG GAAAATTCCGAAACCCCTTCTCTGTCAAGCGTCGCAATCCTGGAAACCTC TAAAATGTCAGCCTGCCCTGACTCAACACATATTTGTAATCTGGATATTCTGCGCTGCACAGCTGAATATCCTGTGAAATCACcagaaaataaacatatttggGGACTGAATAACAGTGATGATGACATGTGTCGGATTGACAAAGATGAATTTACCATGGGGGAAATCAAGTCCAGTTCTTTGATTCCTGAGAACCTCAAG AGTTTTAACCCCATTTCTGAACCCTCCAATGACTGGGGGAGCAAAATGGATGGAAGACCAGAATTGGAACAGAGGGGTACAAATTTGGACACCGATGAACAGATTTCTGAGCCTGCTAGCTGCTCTGGAGTTTCTGGCGAGGGGGACaaagatttttccttttcccatgGACAGTTACTTTCTGTGGATGATGATGAACTTACCGAGTCAAAAATTCAAGCCTTTTTGGACGAGAAG GCTCTTGAGCTGAAGAAACTGCAAACGCCTCTATATGAAGAGTTTAACAACAGTTTGTTAACCTGCTCGCCAAGTTTTGTCAAGAGCACATGTGATGAGGCTACCCCAAAGTACTTGAAATTGCCCCCAAAAAGTAGGTCACCAAGTCAAGGTTCAACTGGTGTTCCATCTCCAGCAGTTGATGCTCTTAATACAGGAAGCCCAGGAAGTAATAGCAGGTGTGTGTCAAATAATATCAATGCAAGTGATCACAGTTCACAGGACATCCGTTCTTCTCCACTCAATGATTGGAAAAAGCGTCTAGTTGATGATCAGCAAGAACCAAGTAGCCCAAG TATGAGCTTTTCGGAGAGACAGAGGAAGTGGAAGGAAGAGCTTGATCAAGAACTAGCGAGAAAACGAG AGATGATGCGCCAAGCAGGTGTGGGAGGGAAAACATCGTCACCAAAGGATCGAGCTCTAAATCGGCAGAGAGAACGGACGAGGTTTGCATCCCCGGACAGATAA
- the LOC109004371 gene encoding mitogen-activated protein kinase kinase kinase NPK1-like isoform X1, translating into MQDIFESVRRSRVFRTAPPDNEESPPSPSPSTSPLASSTLVDKFNSCIGKSRVFSKSSLPLPPIRWRKGELIGCGAFGHVYMGMNLDSGELLAVKQVLIAAKSASKDKAQAHIRELEEEVKLLKNLSHPNIVRYLGTVREEETLNILLEFVPGGSISSLLGKFGSFPEAVIRTYTKQLLLGLEYLHKNGIMHRDIKGANILVDNKGCIKLADFGASKQVVELATVSGAKSMKGTPYWMAPEVILQTGHSFSADIWSVGCTVIEMATGKPPWSQQYQEVAALFYIGKTKSHPPIPEHLSVEAKDFLLKCLQQEPNLRPSASELLQHPFVTGDQVKSHPLHTSVMENSETPSLSSVAILETSKMSACPDSTHICNLDILRCTAEYPVKSPENKHIWGLNNSDDDMCRIDKDEFTMGEIKSSSLIPENLKSFNPISEPSNDWGSKMDGRPELEQRGTNLDTDEQISEPASCSGVSGEGDKDFSFSHGQLLSVDDDELTESKIQAFLDEKALELKKLQTPLYEEFNNSLLTCSPSFVKSTCDEATPKYLKLPPKSRSPSQGSTGVPSPAVDALNTGSPGSNSRCVSNNINASDHSSQDIRSSPLNDWKKRLVDDQQEPSSPSMSFSERQRKWKEELDQELARKREMMRQAGVGGKTSSPKDRALNRQRERTRFASPDR; encoded by the exons aTGCAAGATATATTTGAATCAGTACGCCGATCGCGAGTATTTCGAACAGCCCCACCAGACAATGAAGAATCACCACCGTCACCATCACCATCAACATcaccattggcttcatcaaCCCTAGTGGACAAGTTCAATTCTTGCATTGGCAAATCCAGAGTCTTCTCGAAATCCTCTCTTCCACTGCCACCCATCCGATGGCGAAAGGGCGAGTTGATTGGATGCGGGGCGTTCGGGCATGTCTATATGGGCATGAATCTTGATTCAGGGGAGCTGCTAGCAGTGAAGCAG GTTCTGATTGCAGCAAAAAGTGCTTCAAAGGACAAAGCCCAG GCTCACATCAGAGAGCTTGAGGAAGAAGTGAAGCTTCTAAAAAATCTCTCTCATCCAAACATTGTT AGATATTTGGGTACAGTGAGGGAGGAGGAAACcttaaatattttgttggaaTTTGTGCCTGGTGGATCAATATCTTCACTTCTGGGGAAATTTGGATCTTTCCCTGAGGCT GTTATAAGAACATACACAAAGCAATTATTACTAGGGCTGGAGTATTTGCACAAAAATGGAATCATGCACAGGGACATTAAG GGGGCAAATATTCTTGTAGATAATAAAGGGTGCATTAAACTTGCAGATTTTGGTGCATCCAAACAGGTTGTTGAGCTG GCTACTGTTTCAGGTGCCAAGTCTATGAAGGGTACTCCATATTGGATGGCTCCTGAAGTCATTCTCCAGACTGGGCATAGCTT CTCTGCCGATATATGGAGTGTTGGATGTACTGTAATTGAGATGGCCACTGGAAAGCCTCCTTGGAGTCAACAGTACCAAGAG GTTGCTGCTCTCTTCTATATCGGGAAAACAAAGTCTCATCCACCAATCCCTGAACATCTCTCTGTTGAAGCAAAAGATTTTCTGCTGAAATGCTTGCAACA GGAGCCAAATTTGAGGCCTTCTGCGTCTGAATTGCTGCag CATCCTTTTGTAACTGGTGACCAAGTCAAATCTCATCCTCTTCATACTTCTGTCATG GAAAATTCCGAAACCCCTTCTCTGTCAAGCGTCGCAATCCTGGAAACCTC TAAAATGTCAGCCTGCCCTGACTCAACACATATTTGTAATCTGGATATTCTGCGCTGCACAGCTGAATATCCTGTGAAATCACcagaaaataaacatatttggGGACTGAATAACAGTGATGATGACATGTGTCGGATTGACAAAGATGAATTTACCATGGGGGAAATCAAGTCCAGTTCTTTGATTCCTGAGAACCTCAAG AGTTTTAACCCCATTTCTGAACCCTCCAATGACTGGGGGAGCAAAATGGATGGAAGACCAGAATTGGAACAGAGGGGTACAAATTTGGACACCGATGAACAGATTTCTGAGCCTGCTAGCTGCTCTGGAGTTTCTGGCGAGGGGGACaaagatttttccttttcccatgGACAGTTACTTTCTGTGGATGATGATGAACTTACCGAGTCAAAAATTCAAGCCTTTTTGGACGAGAAG GCTCTTGAGCTGAAGAAACTGCAAACGCCTCTATATGAAGAGTTTAACAACAGTTTGTTAACCTGCTCGCCAAGTTTTGTCAAGAGCACATGTGATGAGGCTACCCCAAAGTACTTGAAATTGCCCCCAAAAAGTAGGTCACCAAGTCAAGGTTCAACTGGTGTTCCATCTCCAGCAGTTGATGCTCTTAATACAGGAAGCCCAGGAAGTAATAGCAGGTGTGTGTCAAATAATATCAATGCAAGTGATCACAGTTCACAGGACATCCGTTCTTCTCCACTCAATGATTGGAAAAAGCGTCTAGTTGATGATCAGCAAGAACCAAGTAGCCCAAG TATGAGCTTTTCGGAGAGACAGAGGAAGTGGAAGGAAGAGCTTGATCAAGAACTAGCGAGAAAACGAG AGATGATGCGCCAAGCAGGTGTGGGAGGGAAAACATCGTCACCAAAGGATCGAGCTCTAAATCGGCAGAGAGAACGGACGAGGTTTGCATCCCCGGACAGATAA
- the LOC109004371 gene encoding mitogen-activated protein kinase kinase kinase NPK1-like isoform X3 encodes MQDIFESVRRSRVFRTAPPDNEESPPSPSPSTSPLASSTLVDKFNSCIGKSRVFSKSSLPLPPIRWRKGELIGCGAFGHVYMGMNLDSGELLAVKQVLIAAKSASKDKAQAHIRELEEEVKLLKNLSHPNIVRYLGTVREEETLNILLEFVPGGSISSLLGKFGSFPEAVIRTYTKQLLLGLEYLHKNGIMHRDIKGANILVDNKGCIKLADFGASKQVVELATVSGAKSMKGTPYWMAPEVILQTGHSFSADIWSVGCTVIEMATGKPPWSQQYQEVAALFYIGKTKSHPPIPEHLSVEAKDFLLKCLQQEPNLRPSASELLQHPFVTGDQVKSHPLHTSVMENSETPSLSSVAILETSDDDMCRIDKDEFTMGEIKSSSLIPENLKSFNPISEPSNDWGSKMDGRPELEQRGTNLDTDEQISEPASCSGVSGEGDKDFSFSHGQLLSVDDDELTESKIQAFLDEKALELKKLQTPLYEEFNNSLLTCSPSFVKSTCDEATPKYLKLPPKSRSPSQGSTGVPSPAVDALNTGSPGSNSRCVSNNINASDHSSQDIRSSPLNDWKKRLVDDQQEPSSPSMSFSERQRKWKEELDQELARKREMMRQAGVGGKTSSPKDRALNRQRERTRFASPDR; translated from the exons aTGCAAGATATATTTGAATCAGTACGCCGATCGCGAGTATTTCGAACAGCCCCACCAGACAATGAAGAATCACCACCGTCACCATCACCATCAACATcaccattggcttcatcaaCCCTAGTGGACAAGTTCAATTCTTGCATTGGCAAATCCAGAGTCTTCTCGAAATCCTCTCTTCCACTGCCACCCATCCGATGGCGAAAGGGCGAGTTGATTGGATGCGGGGCGTTCGGGCATGTCTATATGGGCATGAATCTTGATTCAGGGGAGCTGCTAGCAGTGAAGCAG GTTCTGATTGCAGCAAAAAGTGCTTCAAAGGACAAAGCCCAG GCTCACATCAGAGAGCTTGAGGAAGAAGTGAAGCTTCTAAAAAATCTCTCTCATCCAAACATTGTT AGATATTTGGGTACAGTGAGGGAGGAGGAAACcttaaatattttgttggaaTTTGTGCCTGGTGGATCAATATCTTCACTTCTGGGGAAATTTGGATCTTTCCCTGAGGCT GTTATAAGAACATACACAAAGCAATTATTACTAGGGCTGGAGTATTTGCACAAAAATGGAATCATGCACAGGGACATTAAG GGGGCAAATATTCTTGTAGATAATAAAGGGTGCATTAAACTTGCAGATTTTGGTGCATCCAAACAGGTTGTTGAGCTG GCTACTGTTTCAGGTGCCAAGTCTATGAAGGGTACTCCATATTGGATGGCTCCTGAAGTCATTCTCCAGACTGGGCATAGCTT CTCTGCCGATATATGGAGTGTTGGATGTACTGTAATTGAGATGGCCACTGGAAAGCCTCCTTGGAGTCAACAGTACCAAGAG GTTGCTGCTCTCTTCTATATCGGGAAAACAAAGTCTCATCCACCAATCCCTGAACATCTCTCTGTTGAAGCAAAAGATTTTCTGCTGAAATGCTTGCAACA GGAGCCAAATTTGAGGCCTTCTGCGTCTGAATTGCTGCag CATCCTTTTGTAACTGGTGACCAAGTCAAATCTCATCCTCTTCATACTTCTGTCATG GAAAATTCCGAAACCCCTTCTCTGTCAAGCGTCGCAATCCTGGAAACCTC TGATGATGACATGTGTCGGATTGACAAAGATGAATTTACCATGGGGGAAATCAAGTCCAGTTCTTTGATTCCTGAGAACCTCAAG AGTTTTAACCCCATTTCTGAACCCTCCAATGACTGGGGGAGCAAAATGGATGGAAGACCAGAATTGGAACAGAGGGGTACAAATTTGGACACCGATGAACAGATTTCTGAGCCTGCTAGCTGCTCTGGAGTTTCTGGCGAGGGGGACaaagatttttccttttcccatgGACAGTTACTTTCTGTGGATGATGATGAACTTACCGAGTCAAAAATTCAAGCCTTTTTGGACGAGAAG GCTCTTGAGCTGAAGAAACTGCAAACGCCTCTATATGAAGAGTTTAACAACAGTTTGTTAACCTGCTCGCCAAGTTTTGTCAAGAGCACATGTGATGAGGCTACCCCAAAGTACTTGAAATTGCCCCCAAAAAGTAGGTCACCAAGTCAAGGTTCAACTGGTGTTCCATCTCCAGCAGTTGATGCTCTTAATACAGGAAGCCCAGGAAGTAATAGCAGGTGTGTGTCAAATAATATCAATGCAAGTGATCACAGTTCACAGGACATCCGTTCTTCTCCACTCAATGATTGGAAAAAGCGTCTAGTTGATGATCAGCAAGAACCAAGTAGCCCAAG TATGAGCTTTTCGGAGAGACAGAGGAAGTGGAAGGAAGAGCTTGATCAAGAACTAGCGAGAAAACGAG AGATGATGCGCCAAGCAGGTGTGGGAGGGAAAACATCGTCACCAAAGGATCGAGCTCTAAATCGGCAGAGAGAACGGACGAGGTTTGCATCCCCGGACAGATAA
- the LOC109006833 gene encoding mitochondrial Rho GTPase 1-like — translation MAKTWAGPTNPFGRTGVRIVVAGDRGTGKSSLIVTAAAENFAANVPPVLPPTRLPEDFFPDRVPITIIDTSSRVEDDGKVAEELKRADAVVFTYACDEPSTLDRLSTFWLPKLRKLEVKVPVIVVGCKLDLRDENQQMSLEQVMSPIMQQFREIETCIECSALKQIQIPEVFYYAQKAVLHPTGPLFDQETQTLKPRCVRALKRIFILCDHDKDGALSDAELNDFQVKCFNAPLQPSEIVGVKRVVAEKLAEGVNERGLTLTGFLFLHALFIEKGRLETTWTVLRKFGYNNDIRLSEELIPSSLKRAPDQSVELTNEAIEYLRGIFELFDSDHDGALRPREIDDLFSTAAESPWDRAPYVDAVERNAFGGLSLDGFLSEWALMTLIDPAWSMENLIYIGYPGDPLSAFRVTRRRRVDRKKQQTDRNVFQCFVFGPKKAGKSALLNSFLGRSFSDNYTSTTDELYAVNVVDQPGGAKKTLVLREIPEDEVSKLLLEKESLAACDIAVFVHDSTDAFSWERATELLVEVASHGEDTGFEVPCLIVAAKDDRDSFPMAIQESTRVSQDMGIEAPIPISVKLGDLNNVFRRIVSTSEHPHLSIPETEAGRSRKQYHRLLNHSLVFFSVGAAVAIVGLAAYRVYAARKNASS, via the exons ATGGCAAAAACTTGGGCCGGACCTACAAACCCGTTCGGCAGAACCGGTGTGCGTATCGTGGTTGCCGGAGACAGAGGCACCGGGAAATCGAGCTTGATTGTGACGGCCGCGGCTGAGAACTTTGCAGCAAACGTGCCGCCGGTGTTGCCGCCGACGAGGCTTCCAGAGGATTTCTTCCCCGACCGCGTGCCCATTACAATCATAGACACTTCGTCTCG TGTGGAGGATGATGGTAAAGTGGCCGAAGAATTGAAGCGGGCTGATGCAGTTGTGTTTACTTATGCTTGTGATGAGCCTTCTACACTTGATCGATTGAGTACTTTTTGGCTTCCTAAGCTTCGTAAATTAGAG GTGAAAGTCCCAGTCATAGTGGTGGGTTGTAAGCTGGATTTGAGAGATGAGAACCAGCAGATGAGCCTGGAGCAGGTGATGTCACCAATAATGCAGCAGTTTCGGGAGATTGAAACTTGTATCGAGTGTTCAGCACTTAAACAAATTCAG ATTCCCGAAGTTTTCTACTACGCACAAAAAGCTGTGCTTCATCCAACAGGTCCACTATTTGATCAGGAAACACAGACTTTGAAGCCTCGATGTGTGCGAGCCTTGAAGcggatatttattctttgtgaCCATGATAAGGATGGGGCCCTCAGCGATGCAGAGTTGAATGATTTTcag GTCAAATGTTTCAATGCTCCATTACAACCTTCAGAAATAGTAGGTGTTAAGAGGGTTGTCGCAGAAAAGTTGGCCGAAGGAGTCAATGAACGTGGGCTTACTTTGACGGGATTCCTCTTTCTTCACGCTTTATTCATAGAAAAAGGTCGTCTTGAGACTACATGGACTGTCCTCAGAAAATTTGGATATAACAACGATATTAGACTTTCAGAGGAACTCATCCCTTCGTCTCTCAAACGAGCCCCTGATCAG AGTGTGGAGCTGACAAATGAAGCCATTGAGTATCTAAGAGGAATCTTTGAATTGTTTGACAGTGATCAT GATGGGGCTCTTCGACCTCGTGAAATTGATGATTTGTTTTCCACTGCCGCAGAAAG TCCTTGGGATAGAGCCCCTTATGTGGATGCTGTGGAGAGAAATGCATTTGGTGGGCTCTCACTTGATGGGTTTTTGTCAGAG TGGGCCCTTATGACTCTTATAGACCCAGCTTGGAGCATGGAGAATCTGATATACATTGGTTATCCTGGTGATCCTTTGTCTGCTTTCCGTGTAACCAGAAGGCGGCGTGTGGATCGCAAAAAGCAGCAGACAGATAGAAATGTTTTccagtgttttgtttttgggccCAAGAAGGCTGGAAAGTCTGCACTATTGAATTCTTTTCTTGGAAG GAGTTTCTCTGATAATTATACTTCAACCACTGACGAGCTATATGCAGTGAACGTTGTTGATCAGCCCGGG GGAGCAAAGAAAACTCTTGTGTTGAGAGAGATACCCGAAGATGAAGTTTCGAAACTGCTATTAGAAAAAGAATCTTTGGCTGCTTGTGACATAGCAGTGTTTGTTCATGACAG TACTGATGCATTCTCATGGGAAAGAGCGACTGAGTTGCTGGTAGAAGTTGCTAGTCATGGTGAGGATACTGGCTTTGAGGTGCCTTGTCTCATAGTTGCAGCTAAAGATGATCGGGATTCATTTCCCATGGCCATACAAGAATCTACCAGG GTTAGTCAGGACATGGGAATAGAGGCTCCTATACCTATCAGTGTGAAGCTGGGTGATCTGAATAATGTTTTCCGAAGGATTGTAAGTACTTCCGAACACCCACATTTGAGCATACCTGAAACTGAAGCTGGGCGAAGCCGAAAGCAATACCATCGGCTTCTAAATCACTCACTTGTGTTCTTTTCAG TCGGAGCTGCCGTAGCCATTGTTGGGCTTGCAGCTTACCGTGTCTATGCTGCAAGGAAAAATGCTTCTAGCTGA